The sequence below is a genomic window from Corallococcus silvisoli.
ACGAACTGCCCCCCGCCGGAGGCGACGAACTTGAAGGTCGCGCCGGGCACGTAGGCGGCATAGGACCAGGTCGTCCCATTGGACGAGGAGTAGACGTCGCCCTCCTGGCCCGTCACGACGAACACGCCACTCCCGAACGCGACGCCACGGCTCGCGGTGGTCGCTCCCGACGCGGGGATGGAGTTGACGACGTTCCAGGAGAGCCCTCCGTCCGTCGACGCGATGATCAACGAGTACCAATGGAAGCTGGCGTCCAGGTAGGACCCCGTGACGACCCAGGCCCCGTTGCCATAGGCCACGTGGCCGAGCACGAAGCCCGAACCGAAGGACACGGTCCCCGTGACGGGCCCGCTCAACAGGGAGATGCGCCCTTCGGTTCCCACCGCGACGAAGGTCCCGTTCCCGTACGCCACGTCCAGATAGGAGAAGGGGCTTGAAGCGGTGGACAGGTCGCTCCAGGCCGTCCCATTGCCGGAGGTGAGGATCTCCCCGCTGTTTCCCACCGCCACATAGAGGCCGTCGCCGTAGGCGACACCGCCCAGGATCCTCCCGGGCGCCACCTGCGGCTGAACGGCCCAGGCATTCGGCTGGCAGGCCGCGAGCGCCGCCAACGCCCGCTCAGCGGTGGGCGCCGAAGCGGTGCCCCCCGTCAGGTCCACCGCCATTCCACGGGAGGTGACAAGCCTTGCCTCATCCCGCACGCGCAACGCCTGCTCCGACAGGCGTGACTGGGAGGGCGTTTCGACCTCGGCCGCGGAGCGCTCCAGGGCGGCTCGGGGCCACGCGGCCCACTCCGCGGGCGCCGTGCTCCGGGGCTCGCTCGCTGTGAGGTCGGGTTCGGCTCCGCAGCCCGCCAGGGAGATGACGGAGAGCAGCGATAGGATGGACAATCCATGACGTCGATAGGGAATAGAAGACATGGGGGCTTCTCCTGATATGGGAAAGGGGCGGGTGGGAATTCAGACATGGGGGGTTTGGTAAGGGCAAGCATGACTCCAGGCATGGCAAGAAAAGCCCTCATTCCAAGACGGGGTCCGGCCTGACTTGGGAGCCCGGCTCCCGGGACAGGAGGACCGGTCGCGCCGGGTCCTCTCCCCCGGAACGTTCGAGGTGACACCTTCCGGTGGGGGCGCGGTGTTCCCTTCGCGCACCGCATCTATCGAGGGGAAATCACCATGTCCTTGTTCGTACCCGCGCAGGTTCCCGCCGAGCATCTGGGGTGGCTCAGCGGCAAGCTGCTGGGGGTGACGCTCACCAGCCGCACCCACGCCCTGGGCCACGCGCTCGTGGGAAGCCTGCGCGCGGAGGTCCGCTCGTCATGCATTGCCCTCGCGGCCTGCGACGCTGGCCCCGGCACAGGGTCCTCCCCAGAGCGCGGGGTGTTGAGCCCAAGCACCCACAACAGGGCTCCTCTCCGTCCTCTACTTGTCGGCCCTGGTACGCGGTCACCCACTTCGCGGGCGAGCCTTTCAACTCCAGCGCCACCTTCTGGGTGCGCTCGGAGTCATACAACGCCTACTCGCAGCGGGGGCCTTCACCGCGGCCACACGGAGCGGGCCGAAATATGTTGAAGATGGGCACATGTCGCCGCCCCCGGCCCATCCCTCCCTGACCTCTCTCGTGCCTCCGCCGGGAGAGCTCCTCCGCACGCAGCAAAAAGCCGGCCGGTCCGCCGTGGTCGGGCTGATGCTCCTCTGGTGCGCCGCCTTCGTGAGTCCCTTCGTGACCTACCAGGCGGACGTGAAGGCGGCGGAGGGCGAGCTCCTCATCCACCTGTCGGACCGCGCGGGCCTCCAGGCCCAGGCGCTGGGCGCTCACCTCGGACTGCTGCGCTCGGAGCTGCAACGGCTCGCGGAGCACCCGTCGCTCAGACCCGAGGACGGAGTAGCAGGCCCCGAGCTGGCGCTCCTCGAGAATGCCTTCGGCCACACGTCGCTCTTCTCGGGGGGCGTCGCGCTGGTGTCCGCGACCGGCCAGCGCATCTGGAGCGACCCGGTGAACATGCCGCTCGGGCGCACAGCGCTCACCTCGCGCCCCTGGTTCCGGCGGATGATGGAGAAGCAGGCCGCCTCGGTGGGACTGGTGGACGAGGAAGGCGGAGGGCTCATCGCGGTCGCGGTCCCCATCGTGCGCGACGACCATGTCGTGGGCCTCCTCGTGGGTGAGCTCGCGACGGCGAGCGAGCTGCTGCCGCCCCATCGCGGGACGAACGAGTCCATGGTCGCCCTGCTCGGCGAGCGCGGCCGGCTCCTCCTCCCGGCGACGCCCCCTCCCCTCCTGCGTCAGGTGGATCTCGCCGCGCACCTTCGCCCGCTGGTGGACGCTCCAGGGGCCGTCACGCTCGGAGGCGCGCGGTTCCTCGGCGCGGCGGCGCTCGTTCCCGGAACCGAGATGCTGCTCGTCGTGCTCGAGGACGAGGCGCGGGACCGCGCGCTGCTCAAGCGCCGCTACCTGGGCCA
It includes:
- a CDS encoding CARDB domain-containing protein, which gives rise to MSSIPYRRHGLSILSLLSVISLAGCGAEPDLTASEPRSTAPAEWAAWPRAALERSAAEVETPSQSRLSEQALRVRDEARLVTSRGMAVDLTGGTASAPTAERALAALAACQPNAWAVQPQVAPGRILGGVAYGDGLYVAVGNSGEILTSGNGTAWSDLSTASSPFSYLDVAYGNGTFVAVGTEGRISLLSGPVTGTVSFGSGFVLGHVAYGNGAWVVTGSYLDASFHWYSLIIASTDGGLSWNVVNSIPASGATTASRGVAFGSGVFVVTGQEGDVYSSSNGTTWSYAAYVPGATFKFVASGGGQFVAGTSDGRLYKSTTGQSWSLDATPSTLAWFSGAYLDGVWVVVGQGGQIASSSGSGSWVSRSSGTSNSLEDVTAGPAAWVSVGTSNPGNQRIVTSSCPLPDLAPFTPSGWSAPIVVSNQPGTSTNSAVITTAQSVYIDLAWANFGNADAGPFTVLLTLQGSSLVTASSTGLLSLSGQGVTDIQLNPLPAGTYTLTMRVDDGNTVQESNEANNSYTRTFTVSP